The following are from one region of the Stanieria sp. NIES-3757 genome:
- a CDS encoding chemotaxis response regulator — translation MNEEYVLFLEESLESLPFIYTKLKQLSNHYSFDLLSELEEIVNQLATKAQQEQLIEIKNCLKKIELLNSFSQESQTPNQKSNLIKQLWQAYTNFKQYLIKNLSQSDSGKAGILAQGESFVGLISPLIQVSEIELFQEIWHKDVTPILNYLETAHNNSNQEQLTPIFHQQAEILLGLGELLEIADLITITQIASALQQSYPQATHLIVKRTLASWRTAQDAYFQLLNPNLELEEENKIDLFDNAEIIDETASITITKPLLHRLEKYPKTSTINTTNFLLWLAGTNLFLLPAEQIQEIVNLFPEQIIDSHEQIFFNWQAQLIPCLQLSQLIKYNYYPLNRVSNNSTTSSLSQIVILKQNQKFLAVEIEVEQLLVIPELTLQHFNPILTTPTYLLGCTVLENERLFAIIEVLNLLANHF, via the coding sequence ATGAATGAGGAATATGTTCTTTTTTTAGAAGAAAGCTTAGAAAGCTTACCTTTTATCTATACTAAATTAAAACAATTATCTAACCATTACTCTTTTGATTTATTAAGTGAATTAGAAGAAATAGTCAACCAATTAGCAACCAAAGCTCAACAAGAGCAATTAATTGAAATTAAAAATTGTCTGAAAAAAATTGAACTGTTAAATAGTTTCAGTCAAGAATCTCAAACTCCAAATCAAAAATCTAATCTCATTAAACAACTTTGGCAAGCCTACACTAATTTTAAACAATATCTCATCAAAAATTTAAGCCAATCCGATTCAGGTAAGGCAGGAATCCTAGCTCAAGGAGAATCATTTGTTGGGTTAATTTCACCACTCATTCAAGTTAGCGAGATTGAGTTATTTCAAGAAATTTGGCATAAAGATGTAACTCCTATTCTTAATTATCTCGAAACCGCCCATAATAATTCTAACCAAGAACAACTTACCCCTATCTTTCATCAACAAGCCGAAATATTACTTGGTTTAGGAGAATTATTAGAAATTGCTGATTTGATTACAATTACTCAAATTGCGAGCGCTCTCCAACAATCCTATCCGCAAGCAACTCACTTAATTGTCAAAAGGACTTTAGCTAGTTGGCGAACTGCACAAGATGCTTATTTTCAGTTATTAAATCCTAATTTAGAGTTAGAAGAAGAAAATAAAATCGATCTGTTTGATAACGCAGAAATTATTGATGAGACTGCATCAATAACAATAACAAAGCCACTCTTACATAGATTAGAAAAATATCCCAAAACTTCTACAATTAATACAACTAATTTTTTACTTTGGTTAGCAGGTACAAATTTATTTCTACTCCCAGCAGAGCAAATTCAAGAAATAGTTAATCTTTTCCCCGAACAAATCATTGATTCTCATGAGCAAATCTTTTTCAACTGGCAAGCGCAGTTAATTCCTTGTCTTCAATTATCTCAATTAATTAAATATAATTATTATCCTCTCAATCGAGTCAGTAATAACTCTACTACTTCTTCTTTATCTCAGATCGTAATTCTAAAACAAAACCAGAAATTTCTTGCCGTAGAGATTGAAGTTGAACAACTGCTCGTTATCCCAGAATTGACTTTACAACATTTTAATCCAATCTTGACAACACCTACTTATCTACTTGGTTGCACAGTGCTAGAAAATGAACGTTTATTTGCGATCATCGAAGTTTTAAATTTATTAGCAAATCATTTCTAA
- a CDS encoding serine/threonine protein kinase yields MTSTPLNCSNHHNKETTSQPLVELNLSGVFSSLKVSQCLNPQCLKLNQEKSEFCQVCGHKLFLQERYRAIKYLSQGGFSHTFIGVDKLNCNRVCLIKQFDRQVVIKAEILGEREAEILKYLGDHPKIPNLLAFFVHENQVYLIAELITGQNLLQVQQQAGYFSQSQVINILNKLLPVLEFIHQRQVIHRDIKPSNIIYREDQSVALIDFGSSIFLKSKFQHFTPIAGTPGYAAPEQLQGQVYPASDLYSLGVTTWQLLTGIMPPETGITDKWIWQSNDLALDRNFTQIITKLLQPNWRDRYQSATEVLDALSTLMPQSNQIEILNHNFSETNYQQLKDLLAQQNYQEAEQVTWQLILKLAQREVQGCLNLTAINNLPIAQLKIIDLLWRNYSRDRFGFSVQKRIYQNLLAATQLDYLGWQKFAQQVGWYQQEQWLNYAQLNFTNQAPIGHLPVCLIDVFNRGGINRHVCGWWRTGFLTFMEKIIF; encoded by the coding sequence ATGACTAGCACTCCTTTAAATTGTAGTAATCATCACAACAAAGAGACAACATCTCAACCATTAGTTGAGTTAAATTTGTCTGGAGTATTTTCTTCTTTAAAAGTATCTCAATGTCTTAATCCTCAATGTCTCAAGCTTAATCAGGAAAAATCAGAATTTTGTCAAGTTTGTGGTCACAAATTATTCCTACAAGAGCGTTATCGAGCAATCAAATATCTTAGTCAAGGAGGATTTTCTCATACTTTTATCGGTGTAGACAAACTTAACTGCAATCGTGTTTGTTTGATTAAACAATTTGATCGACAAGTTGTTATTAAAGCAGAAATTTTAGGTGAGAGAGAAGCAGAAATTTTAAAATATTTGGGAGATCACCCAAAAATACCTAATTTACTAGCTTTTTTTGTTCACGAAAATCAAGTTTATTTGATTGCTGAATTAATTACAGGTCAAAATTTATTACAAGTACAACAGCAAGCAGGATATTTTAGTCAATCGCAAGTCATCAATATTTTAAATAAACTGTTACCTGTTTTAGAATTTATTCATCAACGCCAAGTAATTCATCGAGATATCAAACCTAGTAATATTATTTATCGAGAAGATCAATCTGTAGCCTTGATTGATTTTGGTAGTTCTATCTTTTTAAAATCTAAGTTTCAGCACTTTACGCCTATTGCAGGTACACCAGGTTATGCAGCACCAGAGCAATTACAAGGTCAAGTATATCCTGCGAGCGACCTTTATAGTTTAGGTGTAACGACTTGGCAACTGTTAACAGGGATAATGCCACCAGAAACAGGAATAACGGATAAATGGATTTGGCAATCTAACGATCTTGCTCTTGATCGAAATTTTACTCAGATTATCACTAAATTACTTCAACCGAATTGGCGCGATCGCTATCAGTCAGCAACGGAAGTGTTAGATGCTTTATCAACCTTAATGCCTCAATCAAACCAAATTGAGATTTTAAATCATAATTTTTCTGAAACTAACTATCAACAATTAAAAGATTTGTTAGCTCAACAAAACTATCAAGAAGCCGAACAAGTAACTTGGCAATTAATTCTAAAACTTGCTCAAAGAGAAGTCCAAGGTTGTTTAAATTTAACTGCGATTAATAATTTACCTATTGCTCAATTAAAAATTATTGATTTGCTCTGGCGCAATTATAGTCGCGATCGCTTTGGTTTTTCTGTTCAAAAAAGAATTTATCAAAATTTATTAGCTGCAACACAATTAGATTATCTTGGTTGGCAAAAATTTGCTCAACAAGTTGGATGGTATCAACAAGAACAATGGTTAAATTATGCTCAATTAAATTTTACCAATCAAGCACCAATCGGACATTTACCTGTTTGTTTGATTGATGTGTTTAATCGTGGTGGAATTAACCGTCATGTTTGTGGTTGGTGGCGTACTGGTTTTTTAACTTTCATGGAAAAAATAATTTTTTAA
- a CDS encoding ABC transporter related yields the protein MANSRLRKLGAYLRPHWRMVSLGVVTLLIVNAVGVYIPLLIRDIIDSLRGEFDFAELWRYVLIILVLSSLMWVIRLLSRILIFGVGRQVEFDLKQRIFQNLLKLEPAYFATNTSGDLMNRATSDVDNIRRLLGFAVLSLINIVFAYGLTLPAMLAIDVRLSLLAIGVYPLMIITVQLFSDRLRGQQQEVQEQLSSLSELIQEDISGISLIKIYAQEEPERLAFRRNNQKLLRANLKLARTRNLLFPLVESIAYISLLILLWLGTRAIAQGIITVGDLVALILFVERLVFPTALLGFTITAYQRGEVSIDRIEAILTAQPQITNAPQPVAIAPEEIQGQIQANHLTYTYPDSKIAAVNDVSFIIQPGETVAVVGSIGSGKSTLANLIARLLNVESGQLFLDGYDLTKLKLEDLRRAIAYVPQESFLFSTTIKNNIRYGEPLSETSEVEYAAKSAQIHPEILNFPQQYETLVGERGITLSGGQRQRTSLARALLVNAPILILDDALSSVDNETATQILNNLAHEGRKKTVIFISHQLSAAATADRILVMERGQLVQQGTHQDLLAQPGLYQSLWQQHQLKEILQ from the coding sequence ATGGCAAACTCAAGGCTTAGGAAATTAGGGGCTTATTTGCGTCCTCACTGGCGAATGGTGTCTTTGGGGGTTGTTACACTTTTGATCGTTAATGCAGTGGGGGTTTATATTCCTTTACTGATTAGAGATATTATTGATAGCTTGAGGGGAGAATTTGATTTTGCCGAGCTTTGGCGTTATGTGCTGATTATTTTGGTTCTTTCTTCTTTGATGTGGGTAATTCGGCTACTATCCCGCATTTTGATTTTTGGGGTAGGCAGACAAGTCGAGTTCGATCTCAAACAAAGAATTTTTCAAAATTTACTCAAACTAGAACCAGCATATTTCGCGACTAATACTTCTGGTGATTTAATGAACCGCGCTACTAGCGACGTGGATAATATTCGTCGTTTGTTGGGGTTTGCTGTTTTAAGTTTGATTAATATTGTGTTTGCCTATGGGTTAACTTTACCTGCCATGTTGGCAATTGATGTGCGCCTGAGTTTATTGGCAATTGGGGTTTATCCTCTGATGATCATTACGGTGCAATTATTTAGCGATCGCTTGAGAGGACAGCAGCAAGAAGTACAAGAACAACTTTCTTCCCTCAGTGAATTAATCCAAGAAGATATCAGCGGTATTTCTTTGATTAAAATTTATGCTCAAGAAGAACCAGAAAGGTTAGCTTTTCGGCGTAATAATCAGAAACTGCTACGAGCTAATTTAAAATTGGCTAGAACCAGAAATTTACTCTTTCCTTTGGTCGAAAGTATTGCCTATATCAGTTTATTGATTTTATTATGGCTGGGAACTAGAGCGATCGCTCAGGGAATAATTACAGTAGGTGATTTAGTTGCTTTAATTTTATTCGTAGAAAGATTGGTATTTCCTACAGCCTTACTTGGATTTACCATCACCGCTTATCAACGAGGAGAAGTAAGTATCGACCGCATTGAAGCTATTTTAACTGCTCAACCTCAGATTACCAATGCTCCCCAACCAGTTGCGATCGCTCCTGAAGAGATTCAGGGACAAATTCAAGCCAATCATCTCACTTATACTTACCCCGATAGCAAAATCGCTGCTGTTAACGATGTCAGTTTTATCATTCAACCAGGAGAAACTGTTGCAGTAGTTGGTTCAATTGGTTCGGGTAAATCTACCTTAGCGAATCTAATTGCTCGTTTACTCAATGTTGAATCAGGACAACTATTTTTAGATGGTTACGATCTTACCAAACTAAAACTAGAAGATTTACGTAGAGCGATCGCTTATGTTCCCCAAGAAAGTTTTCTCTTTAGTACCACCATTAAAAATAATATTCGTTACGGCGAACCTTTAAGCGAAACTTCTGAAGTAGAATATGCTGCCAAAAGTGCGCAAATACATCCAGAAATTCTCAATTTTCCGCAACAATATGAAACTTTAGTCGGTGAAAGAGGAATTACTCTTTCTGGAGGACAACGTCAGCGTACTTCTTTAGCTAGAGCTTTGTTAGTCAATGCACCAATTTTAATTCTAGATGACGCTCTTTCTAGTGTTGATAATGAAACAGCCACTCAAATTTTGAATAATCTAGCTCACGAAGGCAGAAAAAAAACCGTAATTTTTATTTCTCATCAATTATCCGCAGCAGCTACCGCAGACCGAATTTTAGTTATGGAGCGAGGACAATTAGTACAGCAAGGCACTCATCAAGATTTATTAGCACAACCAGGTTTATATCAATCTTTATGGCAACAACATCAATTAAAAGAAATTTTGCAGTAA
- a CDS encoding methyl-accepting chemotaxis sensory transducer: MKTNLTSKSNILISKNWSYKKRLAGIMLALSILPVLIFGVLTYIKTQSINQQIQPLLSSTELEKIKTDLVKQSFWLLTATVMITGLSGTLALILAEYIFRPILQVKKISQKVIKQLNPENNSNLQQDELIALESNLYAIEQQLSGLLWQQEAENERFQLIIKIIQRLQQSRSVTEVFTQTSEAIRHTFQVERVAILYFNGENNITVVAESVAANLPKIIWTDLAQSLFEPEDLETFRQGKIRAIDDIYQADLSDHYVNILTKFAVKANLIAPLIKDEKLFGLLIIHQCSYPRHWQAKEIDLISRITSQVGFAFNYANLLEELDLRATRSQQFIELSRQIRDALTEEEIFKVTVEQIRKLLTSDRVMVYTFDRDWYGTVVAESVLPGFSKALWAGIKDPCFAEGYVEKYQAGRMQVINNVNEAGLNPCHVKQLEPYEVKANLVAPILKENQLFGLLIAHQCSAPRNWQSSEIDLFKQVATQVGFALDRARLLQRLDTEIKHNQLLANLTRSIRALLVEEQILNITVTEVRKAINSDRVMIYSFDQDWYGTVVAESVLPGFPKALWAEIKDPCFAEGYVEKYQAGRMQIISNIDEAELTPCHRQQLEPYGVKANLVVPILKDNQLFGLLIAHQCTQPRSWESWEINFFSQVALQVGFALEHSRLLQQAENLAQQQNQQKQALQQQVSNLLYQAESIQIIYEQTQILINTLVNLQATVKQIETEAQQWQKNFTAIANIFQQKLALEVNTVATLNQLQSLKDSLPQLIQIIKNANDTTAQIKVQGMNGVIETARSQANSETLATIYQKIHSLAKQVEQNFSQIQPTLSSWQLKLEEATNTLSTNLTSTDLEQLEQQTEQNIQDFTSVGEQIKTSLAYLSQSSQQQIEALNILKDTIGVIKQLLN; encoded by the coding sequence ATGAAAACGAATTTAACTTCTAAATCTAATATTTTGATTAGTAAAAACTGGAGTTATAAAAAAAGATTAGCTGGAATTATGTTGGCACTCAGTATTCTTCCAGTCTTAATTTTTGGTGTACTTACTTATATAAAAACTCAATCAATTAATCAGCAAATTCAACCATTATTAAGCTCAACAGAGCTGGAAAAAATAAAAACAGATTTGGTGAAACAATCCTTTTGGCTATTAACTGCGACAGTTATGATTACAGGATTATCTGGAACTCTTGCTTTGATTTTAGCAGAATATATTTTTCGTCCAATTTTACAAGTCAAAAAAATTTCTCAAAAAGTAATTAAACAATTAAATCCTGAAAACAATTCTAATTTACAACAAGATGAATTAATAGCTTTAGAAAGTAATCTTTATGCCATTGAACAACAACTTTCAGGTTTGCTTTGGCAACAAGAAGCAGAAAATGAACGTTTTCAATTAATCATTAAAATTATTCAGCGTCTTCAACAATCTCGTTCAGTTACAGAAGTTTTTACTCAAACATCAGAAGCAATTCGTCATACTTTTCAAGTAGAGCGAGTAGCAATTTTATATTTCAATGGAGAAAACAATATTACAGTTGTTGCCGAATCAGTAGCTGCTAATTTACCTAAAATTATTTGGACAGATTTAGCTCAGTCTTTATTTGAACCAGAAGATTTAGAAACTTTTCGTCAAGGAAAAATTCGTGCTATTGATGATATTTATCAAGCTGACTTGAGCGATCACTATGTTAATATCTTAACCAAATTTGCTGTTAAAGCTAACTTAATTGCACCTTTAATTAAAGATGAAAAATTATTTGGTTTATTAATTATCCATCAATGTTCTTATCCCCGTCATTGGCAAGCTAAAGAAATTGATTTAATTAGTCGCATCACCAGTCAAGTTGGTTTTGCTTTCAACTATGCTAATTTACTAGAAGAATTAGATTTAAGAGCTACTCGTTCTCAACAATTTATTGAACTGAGTCGTCAAATTCGCGATGCTTTAACTGAAGAAGAAATTTTTAAAGTTACTGTCGAACAAATACGAAAACTACTAACCAGCGATCGCGTGATGGTTTACACTTTCGACCGAGATTGGTATGGTACAGTAGTAGCCGAATCAGTTTTACCAGGCTTTTCTAAAGCTCTTTGGGCAGGTATCAAAGATCCTTGTTTTGCCGAAGGTTACGTGGAAAAATACCAAGCTGGCAGAATGCAGGTAATTAATAATGTCAACGAAGCAGGATTAAATCCTTGTCATGTCAAGCAATTAGAACCTTATGAGGTTAAAGCTAACTTAGTTGCCCCAATTTTGAAAGAAAATCAGCTATTTGGTTTATTAATCGCTCATCAATGTTCTGCACCCCGTAACTGGCAATCTTCTGAAATCGATCTATTTAAACAAGTTGCTACTCAAGTTGGTTTTGCGTTAGATCGAGCGAGATTATTGCAAAGACTAGATACAGAAATCAAACACAATCAATTATTAGCTAATCTGACTCGTTCAATTCGAGCCTTACTTGTCGAAGAGCAAATCCTCAATATCACAGTAACAGAAGTTCGGAAAGCAATCAACAGCGATCGCGTGATGATTTACAGTTTCGACCAAGATTGGTATGGTACAGTAGTGGCCGAATCAGTCTTACCAGGTTTTCCTAAAGCTCTCTGGGCAGAAATAAAAGATCCTTGTTTTGCCGAAGGTTACGTGGAAAAATACCAAGCTGGCAGAATGCAGATAATTAGTAATATTGACGAAGCAGAATTAACTCCTTGTCATCGTCAGCAATTAGAACCTTACGGCGTTAAAGCCAACTTAGTTGTCCCAATTCTCAAAGATAATCAATTATTTGGCTTATTAATTGCTCATCAATGTACTCAACCACGCTCTTGGGAATCATGGGAAATTAATTTTTTCTCCCAAGTTGCTTTACAAGTAGGATTTGCTCTCGAACATTCGAGATTATTACAACAAGCAGAAAATTTGGCTCAACAACAAAACCAGCAAAAACAAGCTCTGCAACAACAAGTCTCCAATCTACTTTATCAAGCAGAATCGATTCAAATTATTTACGAACAGACTCAAATTTTAATTAATACTTTAGTCAATCTCCAAGCTACTGTCAAACAAATTGAAACAGAAGCACAACAATGGCAAAAAAATTTTACTGCGATCGCAAATATTTTTCAGCAGAAATTAGCTTTAGAAGTTAATACTGTCGCAACCTTGAATCAACTTCAAAGTCTCAAAGATTCATTACCTCAACTAATTCAAATTATCAAAAATGCAAACGATACTACTGCTCAAATTAAAGTGCAAGGAATGAATGGTGTTATTGAAACAGCTCGTAGCCAAGCTAATTCTGAAACTTTAGCAACTATTTATCAAAAAATCCATAGTTTAGCCAAACAAGTAGAACAAAACTTTAGTCAGATACAACCAACTCTAAGTTCTTGGCAATTAAAACTAGAAGAAGCAACTAATACTCTCTCAACTAATCTGACCTCTACCGATCTTGAACAGTTGGAACAACAAACAGAACAAAACATACAAGATTTTACTAGTGTTGGCGAGCAAATAAAAACTTCACTAGCTTATTTATCACAAAGTTCTCAACAACAAATAGAAGCTTTGAATATTCTTAAAGATACAATTGGAGTAATTAAACAGCTACTTAATTAA
- a CDS encoding hypothetical protein (conserved hypothetical protein) yields MSYTQDLAQSNSQSPNTQRLKQKFQPTTTNPARIFELIDNLLPVRYCLSHKVVPLELNQTCLTLGMVNPEQNDTLEQVRSFCGSQVENFHLQPIEAHTHQLILSAYIQHSRQSRSRSASAVPRSRVAIPQQPIQERPTLIINAPEQLPKITEQVVSSEAELLKNGSKASYLKNISTIEVKARYLSAPVEFLAALPPQVLWQELLGRVLEEGIGRLYFERLANCGRVLWSQNGALKLSFDSLELKIFQGVLLEFKKFAGLPTLPLAKVQQGELERCYQEEKLLIRWRIHPGEYGEEATIQILRGKALELYQRRQIKEWEEQALDLAKKLEQKLQQIREFKQNNPFYLDDVASLQQIQEQIKRQLDLLT; encoded by the coding sequence ATGTCCTACACTCAAGACTTAGCTCAGTCTAATTCTCAATCACCTAATACTCAGAGACTTAAGCAAAAATTCCAACCAACTACAACTAATCCTGCTCGGATTTTTGAGCTAATTGATAATTTACTACCTGTTCGTTATTGTTTATCTCATAAGGTTGTTCCCCTTGAGTTAAATCAAACATGTCTCACTTTAGGCATGGTAAATCCAGAGCAAAATGATACTTTAGAACAAGTTCGCTCGTTTTGTGGTAGTCAAGTTGAGAATTTTCATTTGCAACCCATTGAAGCTCATACTCATCAATTAATTCTCTCAGCATATATTCAACATTCTCGTCAATCGCGCTCCAGAAGTGCCTCGGCTGTGCCGAGATCGCGTGTTGCTATTCCTCAACAACCGATTCAAGAAAGACCTACTTTAATTATCAATGCTCCAGAACAATTACCAAAAATAACCGAGCAAGTTGTCTCTTCTGAGGCGGAATTGCTCAAAAATGGTTCTAAAGCAAGCTATCTCAAGAATATTTCTACTATAGAAGTAAAAGCACGTTATTTATCTGCTCCTGTCGAATTTTTGGCTGCTTTACCTCCTCAAGTCTTGTGGCAAGAGTTATTGGGAAGAGTTTTGGAAGAAGGAATTGGTAGACTTTATTTTGAAAGATTAGCTAACTGTGGAAGAGTGCTTTGGAGTCAAAATGGAGCTTTAAAATTATCTTTTGATTCTCTAGAGTTAAAAATATTTCAAGGGGTTTTACTTGAGTTTAAAAAATTTGCTGGGTTGCCTACTCTACCACTGGCAAAAGTACAGCAGGGAGAGTTAGAACGTTGTTATCAAGAAGAAAAGTTGCTCATCCGTTGGCGAATTCATCCTGGAGAATATGGTGAGGAAGCAACGATCCAAATTTTGCGTGGTAAAGCTTTAGAGTTGTATCAACGCAGACAAATCAAGGAATGGGAAGAGCAAGCTTTAGATCTAGCTAAAAAATTAGAACAAAAATTGCAACAAATTAGAGAATTTAAGCAAAATAATCCTTTTTATTTAGATGATGTAGCTTCTTTGCAGCAAATTCAGGAACAGATTAAGCGACAGCTAGATTTATTAACTTAG
- a CDS encoding HAD-superfamily hydrolase, subfamily IA, variant 3 has translation MLSAILFDLDGTLANTDPIHFSIWQELLAQYNINCDRTFYQTYISGRTNAEIIQELLPQLSPQEAIQLADFKEERYRHSAPTLTPMPGLTQILEWIEQQQLKQAVVTNAPCENAYHMLAVLNLTKVFPILILAEDAPPGKPDPAPYNLALTRLGVQATEAIAFEDSPSGICAAVAAGIVTIGVASTHAPEHLIEAGAVMIIEDFTNPQLWQILTQKLKYF, from the coding sequence ATGCTCTCTGCAATTTTGTTCGATCTTGATGGCACGTTAGCTAATACCGATCCGATTCATTTCTCTATCTGGCAAGAGCTATTAGCTCAATACAATATAAATTGTGACCGTACTTTTTATCAAACCTATATTTCTGGTAGAACTAATGCAGAGATAATTCAAGAGCTTCTACCACAATTATCTCCACAAGAAGCTATCCAACTAGCCGATTTTAAAGAGGAACGCTATCGTCACTCAGCACCAACTTTAACACCAATGCCAGGGTTAACTCAAATTTTGGAATGGATTGAGCAACAACAACTCAAACAAGCAGTTGTTACTAATGCACCTTGTGAGAATGCCTATCATATGTTAGCTGTACTGAATTTAACCAAGGTATTTCCTATTCTAATTTTGGCAGAAGATGCACCACCAGGAAAACCCGATCCAGCACCTTATAATTTAGCCTTGACTCGTTTAGGTGTACAAGCAACTGAAGCAATTGCTTTTGAAGATTCTCCTTCGGGAATTTGCGCTGCTGTAGCTGCTGGTATTGTTACAATTGGGGTTGCTTCTACTCATGCTCCCGAACATTTGATTGAAGCAGGAGCGGTTATGATAATTGAAGATTTTACGAACCCGCAACTTTGGCAAATATTAACCCAGAAATTAAAGTATTTTTAA